The nucleotide sequence GCCGATTAGGGATGGAAGAAAAAAAGGAACTCATTACGGAGAGGATTATAGCCTCCGGTCCACTTACAATCAATCGGATCCGATTTGGACTAGCTGGACTTTTCCTGCTTTCCCTCGCTGCCGCTTGGACCCAAAGCTCCATGGTCCAAAATATCGTGTATCTGATCGGGATTGGGTCCATGCTCGGATATGCTGTCTATAACCATTATTGTTATAAAAAGTTCGGTAAGATACCTTCTATGGTCGGTAAGGTTTGTGTGCTCGCCGATATCACCATCTTATCCATAGTCATGTTCGTAGCTTCCTGGACTGATAGGAATATGGCATCCGGAGTGATCCGTCAGATCATTCTATATGCGATCAACATGATCTTCATAGTATATTCAGTACTATTATTATCACCAACAGTCGCAAAACTCTCAGGGATCTTCAGCGTAGTCGGACAAGGACTCGTGATCTTAAATACGATCTTCAGAGGAGTAGAATTCACCGAGGATGAACTCAAAGTTATTTCTCCAGGTTATGCTTCCATTTCGGAACAGTCCTTAAAGTTAGTATTTTTAGCGGTGGTATCCTATATCACCAGAAGTGTGATCCTGATCTTTCGTAGGATCGGCGCGGTAGAAGAGGAATATGCGAACACTTTAGAACAAAAGGTGGATGAAAGAACAACGGAAGTCACAAGAAGAATGGAGGAGATCCAGGCTCTAAAAGTCCAACAAGACGGAGATTATTATCTCACCTCTCTCTTGAGTAAACCTCTCATGACAAATTGGAATACCTCTCAAGATGTCAGCACTATCTTCTATATAGAACAAAAGAAAAAGTTCACTTTTAAGAATAGGGAATCCGAGCTGGGAGGAGATATTTGTATCAGCGGCAATCTTCTGTTCGGAGCTGAAAAAGAAAAATGGACCTTCTTCTTAAATGGAGATGCAATGGGGAAATCTCTCCAAGGTGCGGGAGGAGCGATCGTACTTGGGACTGCTGTGAATAATATTCTTACCCGTTCCGCAAGCCATGGAAAGACCATAGATATCAATCCTGAAGCTTGGATGCTACAAACTCATAGAGAGCTGGACGAAATATTTAGGACATTCGACGGAACTATGATGGCTTCCGCAATTTTCGGATTGATCCATGACAAAACGGGAAGGCTGTTAATACTGAACGCAGAACATCCTTGGCCGGTATTATTCAGAGATGATAGATCCTCTTTCATCGCTCCGGAACTTTCCGCATGGAAATTAGGATCTCCGTTCGGAGGAAATATTAAAATTCATGAATCTAATCTACAACCTGGAGATGTTCTATTTCTAGGATCTGACGGAAGGGATGATATCAATATCAGTTCAGACGGTGTCAACTGGAAGATGAACGAGGACGAAAACCTATTTGTCCGTATCGTTGAAGATTCCAAAGGAGATCTGGACACGATCGCAGGAAAATTACACGGAGTGGGAGCGATTGCGGACGACCTTTCTCTCATTCGTATCGGCTATAAGGAACTGATAGATCCGGAACATCCTAAGTATAACGACGCCGTAGCAAAGTACAACCAAGCGAAACAACATTTGGCGAAAAAAGAAGTACCGATCGCTCTCGAACTCCTAGAATTATCTTGGAACTTAGCTCCAAATTTTAAAGAATCCGCAAGATTGATCGGACAGATCTATTACGACAAAAAGGAATTTTCAAAAGCTTCTAAATGGCTCGAACGTTATTTGAACTTAGATCCTGATTCTCATAATATCTGGTTCTTATTATCCTTATGTTATAAACATATGAAGGAATTCCAACGTGCAGCGGACGCAGCGGAGAAGGTCCGACAAACTCAACCTCATCGATTAGCAAACCTGATCAATCTTTCGGACAATTATAGACTTCTGAATAAATTCGAAGACGCAAGATCCGTTCTGGAAAAAGCGAAAGAGTTAGATGGGGAAAGCGCACTCGTGGGCAAACTAGACGAGTTTCTGAAATCGAAAGGGTTCTGAAACGATATCCTTCTTACTTAAACATTTAAGTCTCTAAAGATCCTAAATACTCCACCCCTCAAAAAAGAAAAAACCCCGATGTCGTTTCCAACACCGGGGCCTACATATCTCCCATCTCTTCGGGGATTAATATATATTATTTTTTCTTCTTAGGAGCGGCTTTCTTAACCGCTTTTTTTGGAGCTGCTGGTTTTTTAACCGGTTTAGCTTTAGGAGCAGCTACCTTCTTAGGAGCTTTTTCCTTTTTAGCCGGAGCAGGAGCTGCCGCTTTCTCTTTTTTAGCCTCGGAAATAGCCTCTCTCTTATCTTTGATCTCTTTGATGAGGGAGGAACGATCCTTTCTATTAGTGAGTTCCAAAATCCCTACTTCAGAATTGTCGGAAGCTCTGTTGATCTTTTTTAGGATCCTGGTGTATCCACCGTTAGTGCTTGCATAACGAACCGCGATATCTTCAAAAAGTTTCGTAACGATATTACGATCTTTCACTCTTTTCAGGACTTCACGTTTATTGTGAAGTGCAACCGCCGGAGCGATATCAGTCGCAAGGTTTCTTTTCGCTCTAGTGATGATCTTTTCCGCGTGAGAACGAACCACTTTCAATTTTGCTTGAGTGGATTCGATTCTCTCGTATTTGAAAAGACTAGTGATCATGTTATTGATCAGCGCATCTCTATGACCTTTTTCGCGGTTGAGATGTTTTACTTTATTTCTTTTGTTCATATTAGAAATCTCTCATTCCGAACGAAAGTCCCAAACCTGCGAGTTTAGACTTCAGTTCCGCGAGACCTTGCTCGCTATAATGTTTGGATTTGGACATCTCTTCTTCGGATCTTTTCACCAGATCTCCAACGAAGTCGATTTCCAGACTACGAAGAACGTTCAGGGAACGTACGGAAAGTTCGAGTTCTTCCACATGTTTGGAAAGGGAAGCTTTCAACTTCTCGTCCGCTTCGTCTAACTCGTCTTCTTCTTCCTCTAATTCTTCTTCGAAGTTGATGAATACCGTAAGGTGTTCTTTTAGGATTTTAGCCGCTTGCGCAACTGCATCCTCAGGAGAAATGGATCCGTCGGTCCAAACTTCCAGAGTCAGTTTTTCGTAATCGGATCTCTGAGCCACACGGGTCTCGGAAATTTCGAAAATTACTTTTTGAACAGGAGAGAAGATAGAATCGATTGGGATCGTTCCGAGAACTTCAATATCCTTCTTTTTATCTTCTGCCGGAACGTATCCTCTTCCTCTTTGGATTTCGAGATCCAATACAAGGTTCGCGTCTTCGTTTAAAGTCGCGATATGAAGATCCGGGTTCATGATCTCGATGGAGGAATCCACAGCCAGGTCTCCGGCTCTGAAATATCCAGCACCTTTCAATTCCAAATGGATAACTTTGCTTTGATCCTTGTCCTCAGGCTCGTACTTGATACGAACTTGTTTGAGGTTTAGGATGATACGAGTAACGTCTTCAGCGACTCCTTCGATATAAGAGAACTCATGGTTCACCCCTTCGATACGAAGAGCGGAAATTGCCGCTCCTTCGATAGAAGACATGAGAGTTCTACGAAGAGAATTTCCGATCGTGGTCGCAAAACCGCGCTCGAAAGGTTCCGCTACGAATTTTCCGTAGTTCGGAGTGTTCGCTTCCGTAGTAAATTCGATCTTTTTGGGACGTTTAAATCCTTTGAGTAAACTTTTTAGAGACACTTGGAAACCCTTCCCAATAAATTACTTGGAGTACAACTCCACGATCACCTGTTCTTTCACTGGAATGTCGACATGATGACGTTCCGGTAAAGACAGAATTTCTCCCGAGAACTGAATGAAATCGGAAGACACCCAAGAAGGAATATTATTCAGAGACTGAGCCAGTTGGATATTTTGGGTAATAAAACCGGAAGTTCTGAATTTAGGTTTGATCTCGATCTTATCGCCTACTTTCAAACGGAAAGACGGAATATCAACTTTCTCGCCGTTCACCAGAATATGGTTGTGAGCGATAAAGTTTCTCGCCTGACGTCTAGTCACTGCGAAACCTAAACGATATACAACGTTATCCAATCTTCTTTCCAAAAGTTGGAGAAGAATTTCACCGGTTACGCCGTGAGCATGAGATGCCTCTTCGTAAAGGCTACGGAATTGCTTTTCTAAAAGTCCGTAAGCTCTTTTCAACTTCTGCTTTTCACGAAGCTGAGAACCGTACTCGGAAACTTTCGGTTTCCTTTTTGGTTGCATACCAGGAGGTCCCTTTTTATGGAACTTATCTCTATTGAAAGTAAAACTGGATTTGAGGTAGAGGTTCACTCCCTCTCTCCTCATTAGTTTAACGACAGGTCCTCTATATCTTGCCATATTATTCCTACCTTAAACCCTTCTTCTCTTACGGGGACGACAGCCGTTATGCGGTAAAGGTGTAACGTCCTTGATCATTTTAATGGAAAGTCCTCTAGCAACCAAGGATCGGATTGCGGATTCGCGTCCGATACCTGGACCGGAAACCAGAACATCTACTTCGGCTAAACCGGTAGAGTCGATCGCCTTCTCGGCAGCATTCCCCGCTGCGATCTGAGCCGCATACGGAGTGGATTTTTTGGATCCACGGAAACCCATAGCACCGGCAGTAGACCAAGCCAGGGTATTTCCTGCCAAGTCGGTGATGGTGATGATGGTATTGTTAAAAGAAGCGGTGATATAGACCTTTCCGCGAGGAACGACCTTCTTCTCCTTCTTCTTAACCTTTTTCTCTTTTTTGCCTTTTTTATCTTCAGCCATGATTACTTAGTCACCTTCTTCTTATTGGCAACGGTCTTTTTGACACCCTTACGAGTACGGGCGTTCGTTCTGGTTCTTTGACCACGAACCGGAAGACCTCTTCTATGACGCAGGCCTCTGTAACATCCGATATCCATCAACCTTTTGATATTGAGTTGGTTTTCGGAGCGAAGATCCCCTTCTACCTTGATACTTTCTTCGATTGCCTTTCTTAGAGCGGCTTCTTGAGCGTCGGAAAGATCCTTCACTCTGATAGCCTCATCTACTCCCGCTTTCGCGAGAAGTTTGCGAGAAGTGGATCGGCCGATTCCGTAAATATACGTTAGACCAACAACGATTCTTTTTTCTCTTGGAAGATCAATACCTGCGATACGAGCCATGATTATGCTTGCCTTTGCTTGTGTTTCGGGTTGGTGCAGATCACTCGGATCACACCTTTTCTTCTGATAACTTTGCAGCTAGTGCAGATTTTTTTTACGGAAGTTCTTACTTTCATAACGTGTTCCTATTTTTTGCGGTAGGTAATCCTACCCTTGGTCAAATCGTAAGGAGAAAGTTCCACGGTGACTTTGTCGCCTGGAAGGATCCTGATATAATGCATTCTCATTTTACCGGAAATATGAGCCAAAACCTTATGACCATTTTCCAGCTCAACGCGGAACATTGCGTTTGGGAGAGGTTCCAAAACGGTACCGTCCACGGTGATTGCATCTTCTTTCGCCAAGTTAAGCTAACTCCTTCTCGATGAGTTTTGTGACTGTATCCAAGTTTCCCACTCCGTTTACACGGGAGAGATTTCCTTTTGCAGCATAGTAGTCCAATAACGGAAGAGTCTTTTTGTTATAAGTTTCCAATCGACTCTTGATCGTTGTCTCGTTGTCGTCGGAACGACCTTCGATTTCAGCACGTTTTAATAAACGTTGTAGAAGTTCCTCATCCGGAACTTCCAAATTGATCGCTCTCTTGATCTTTAAACCTTCCGAGTTTAGGATCTTATCCAAAGCTTCCGCTTGTTCGACGGTTCTTGGAAATCCATCCAGTAAGAATCCGTTTTTACAATCGGGCTCTACGAGACGATCTTTGATAATACCGATAACCACTGAATCCGGGACTAAATCTCCGGCATCCATGTATTTCTTAGCTTCCAATCCCATTTGGGTCCCGTTTTTAACGGCAGCTCTCAGAATATCTCCTGTAGAGATCTGAGGAATTCCCAAAGTATCACAAAGGATCTTCGCCTGGGTGCCTTTACCTGCACCCGGTGGGCCCATGAAAATGATAGAATTCATTTTCTTAAGACCTTCCCTTGATCTTAGTTTTTTTCAAGAAACCGTCGTAGTTTCTCATCAGCAATTGGGACTCTAATTGTTTCAGAGTTTCCAATGCCACCCCTACCATGATCAGTAGTGAGGTTCCGCCGAAAGTGTATACCAAGGATCCACCACCGGAGTTGGTCCCTAAATTTAAGAAACGAATAATGATATAAGGAGCTAATGCAAGTCCTGCTAAGAAAACAGCGCCAGGAAGAGTGATCCTATTTAGGACCTTCTCAATGTATTCTTTAGTATGAGAACCTGGACGAATCCCAGGAATAAATCCGTTATACTTACGAAGATTCTCCGCAAGTTCTCCCGGATTGAATTGGATTGCAGTGTAGAAATATGCAAAGAAGACGATGAGCGCAATATACACAAAGAAATAAAACGCAGCGTGATACCAAGTCTGCGAGAATGGATTCAGATAATCCAATAATAAAACCCAGCCCGCCCAATTAGGAAGCTCGGAGATCTGCTGAATGATTGTTTGCGGAAAAAGTAATAAAGAAGAAGCGAATATGATCGGCATAACACTCGCGCCATTCACTTTAAAAGGAATGCTCTGAGATTTAGCCTGGACCATCTTTCTTCCCACCATTTGTTTACCGTACTGTAAAGGAACCTTACGTACACCTTGAGTCAGAAGAACGGTTAACGCGATGAGTACAATGAATAGAAGAAGAAGGATGATAATATTCAATCCGTCTACGAAGTTCTCACGGAATAACTGCGCCACGGAAACGGGAAGACGTCCCACGATACCGGCAAAGATCAAAAGAGAAATTCCGTTGCCGATCCCTCGCTCCGTAATTTGTTCACCGAGCCAGATCAATAGAACGGTTCCGGTGGTGATGGATAATAATGCGATAAAGAAGAACCAAGATTCGACGGAAGAATGGATTAAACCCGGGTGAAGAGCGGGTGCATTATCCGCACCATAAGACCAGCGTTGTGCTAAACGGATCACTGCCAAAGATTGAACTCCGCAAAGCAGAATAGTTCCGTATTTGGTGTATTGTCCGATCTTCTTACGACCTTCTTCTCCTTCTTTTTGGAGTTTTTGTAAAGAAGGAACAAGGACCATCACTAACTGCATAATGATGGAGGAAGAAATATAAGGCATGATCCCCAATGCGAAAATGGAGAAATTCAGCAGAGCTCCTCCCGCGAACATATCGAACATTCCAACAAGTCCTTCGGCTGCATTTGCATCCAAAGCGATTGCGGAAACTACTTTAGGATCGATACCGGGAATAGTAATATGAGTTCCAAGACGAAAGAGTAAAAGCATGCCGAGAGTAAAGAAAACCTTGTTTCTCAACTCCGGAATTTTGAAGATATTTGCGATCGAAGTCAGCATATTACTTTGTTCTCTTTCCTTATTTCCTGGTCATTACCATTTCGGGCAAAAGGGACCCAAGGTTTCCCCGAGTCCCTTCTTAACATTAAAGATTCGTTTTAGACAAACAGTCGAAAACCGACTCGGATCAAGCTTCTTTAGAGCTGTCGGAGCGAAGTTTTACGGAACCGCCTGCTTTCTCTATCTTTGCTTTGGCAGAAGCAGAAAATCCATCCGCCACTATATGAACCGCTTTTGTGATCTCACCGGTTCCCAAAATCTTGAAAAGAGTGCCCTCATTATCAAGAATCTTCGATTCAACCATAATTTTGGCATCTATGTTGCCGGTCAACCCGCTTTTCTCTATGTCTCTCAAGTTGATTGGGAAGAAGTCCTTATGAAATATGGAAGTAAACCCACGCTTAGGAAGTCTTCTGTGGATAGGCATCTGCCCACCTTCGAATCCTCTGCGAACCGTGTTACGAGCATACTGTCCTTTAGAACCACGTCCTCCCGTCTTACCGGTTTTGGAACCGATACCACGACCTAGACGTTTTTTGTTTTTAGTAGAACCTGCTGGAACAGGAATGGTGTTCCCCGCCGGCTTATCTCCCTTTTCCGTGCGCTCTTTTCCGAACGCGAGGGCCGCCCTTATTCTTTCTTTACTCATTTCCCTTACCTAATTACGCCTTTTCGACTCGGACCAGGTGTTGAACGTCGTTGATCATTCCTTTCACCTGCGGAGTTAGAGTATGTTTTCTTTGTTGTCCGGTTTTACGGAGTCCCAAAGCGGCCAGAGTTAGCTTCTGGCCTTTCTTAATCCCGATATTACTTTTGATCTGAGTAACGATTACGGTTTCCATATTACTTATCCTACGTCGTTTCCGAAAAGACGAGCCAGGGTGATCCCTCTTTTACGAGCTGCTAGCACTGGAGTCTCCAATTGTTGAAGAGCGTCCAGAGTCGCCTTTACGATGTTTACCGGATTCGAAGAACCCCAGGACTTGCTGAGGATATCTTGGATCCCAACTTTCTCCACTACGGAACGAACGGATCCACCAGCGATAATCCCGGTTCCGGCAGTAGACGGTTTTAGGATCACTCTTGCCGATTTGAATTTTCCGATCACTTCGTGGGGAATTGTATGCCCTCTGAATTGGATCTTCACCAAATTTTTCTTAGCGGATTCGATGGATTTACGGATCGCGTCCGGAACCTCGTTCGCTTTACCGAATCCGATCCCTACTTTACCCTTTGCGTCTCCGACTACCGTCAGAGCGTTAAAAGAGAAACGACGTCCACCTTTTACAACTTTAGCAACACGATCGATCTTTACGACCTTCTCGTTAAATTCTTTCTGTTCTTGATCTTGTTCGTACGCCATTATTAGAACTCCAACCCGGCTTCTCTAGCCGCATCCGCGAAAGCCGCGATTCTTCCGTGATAGATCATCCCGGAACGATCCAGCATCACTACCTTCACACCTTTAGAAGCGGCTTTCTCTCCGATCGCCTTTCCCAAAGCCTTAGCAGCTTCTTTATCTTTGCGACTTTTTCCCGCAAAACCAGCTTCTAAAGTAGAAGCAGCCACCAAAGTTGTTCCTTGCACATCGTCTATGATCTGGCAGGAAAGATAACGATTGGATTTATTGAATACCAATCTAGGGCGAGAACTGAATTGTCTCAGTTTGAATCTGGAACGCTCTGCTCTTCTGCGTTTGGCTGCGATTTTTTTCAGTTTATTAATCATGGCCTTACTTCTTACCGGTTTTTCCGGCCTTTCTCTTGATAAATTCGTCGTTGTACTTGATCCCTTTACCTTTGTAAGGCTCAGGAGGTCTCTTAGAACGGATATCTGCCGCAACTTGTCCGACTAGTTGTTTGTCGATCCCGGAAATTTTGATCTTCACTTGTTCAATGACTTCGATCTTAATTCCTTTAGGAGCCTTGTAAACAACCTCATGGGAATAACCGAGGTTCATCACCAGATCTTCACCGCGCTTCGCAGCACGATAACCAACCCCTGTGATCTCCAGGTTTTTTTCCCAACCAGCGGTCACACCTTTCACGCTATTCATAAGAAGAGCGCGGGTCAATCCGTGAAGAGCCACTACGTTTTGCTCTTCGCTGGATCTTTCTAATTTTACGGTTCCACCCTCGTTTTTCAGAGAGATTCCCGCAAAAATAGGAGTTTGTAACTCGCCTAAAGGACCTTTTACTTTAATTACGGTGCTGTCCTGTTTTACTTCCACTTTATCCGGAAGTTTGATTTCTGCTTTTCCAATCCTGGACATAGGTCTTTATAAGTTTCCTTCACTCTTAAGAGAGTTTACAGATAACCTCTCCTCCTACGCGTAATTTCCGGGCTTTTTTACCGGTCATAACTCCTTTGGAAGTGGAGAGAATCATAGTTCCCATATTGTTCTTATACGGGCGGATCTCTTCACTTTTCATGTAAACCCTACGACCAGGTTTGGATACGCGAACTAACTCGCGGATCACTGGCTTTTTGGTTACATCGTATTTCAAAGCAACTTTGAAATCTTCGAAACTTCCGTTAGTCACCGGCTCATAGCCGTTGATAAATCCTTCTTCTTTCAATAATTCCAAGATAGAACGTTTGATCTTGCTTCCCGGAATTACACAACTCTCATGTTTCGCACGACCAGCGTTACGAATGCGGGTCAGCATATCACCGATTGGATCAGATAAACTCATATTATATATCCTCCTCCCTTACCAAGATGCCTTAACTACTCCCGGGATCTGCGCTTGGCTAGCAAGCTTCCGGAAGCAAATTCTGCACATGTCAAATCTTCTTAGGTAACCGCGAGGGCGTCCGCAGAGAGGGCAACGGTTGTGAACCCGTACTTTGAATTTCTTTTTTTTCTTATGTCTTTCGATTAAAGAGGTCTTAGCCATGATTGCGGGCTCCTTATCTCAGGTTCCGGAACGGCATACCGAAAGCGGCGAGAAGGCTATAAGCCTCTGCGTCCACCTTGGTGTTCGTTACGAAGGTCAGGTTCATCCCGTAGAGAGTGTTGATCTTATCCACTTTGATCTCGGGGAAGATGATTTGTTCTTTGATGCTAAAGTTATAGTTTCCGCGTCCGTCGAAACCTTTCTCGGAAACTCCCTTAAAGTCACGCACCCTTGGTAGAGCCACGTTCACCAAACGATCCAGAAACTCATACATATAGTTTCCACGTAAGGTAACAGTGGTACCGAGACTCATACCTTCACGGAGTTTAAATCCCGCGATGGATTTTTTAGCCTTGGTTTTAACCGGGCGTTGTCCGGTAATCAATGCGAGTTCTTCCACGGCTGCTTCCAATGCTTTCGGGTTGGTATGAGCCTCGCCCATTCCCACGTTTAGAACGATTTTTTCCAAACGAGGAACTTGCATGATGGACTTGAAGTTATATTGTTTCTGAAGAGCGGGAACGATTTCTTTCCCGTATTTTTCTCTCAATCTAGCTGCTGCCATGACTTAGATCTCTTTCCCGTCCGCTTTTGAAACACGGACTTTTTTACCTTTATTCTCTTGGTAGCCCAGACGAACTCCCTTCTTCTTTTTGGAATCGTAGAACATTACGTTGGAAATGTGCATTGGAGCTTCCACTTCTACGATACCACCTTGCGGGTTTTCTTGGGTAGGTCTTAAGAAACGTTTACGTTTGTTCAGTCCTTCTACTACTACACGATCCCTTTTCTTATCGATAACCAGGATCTTGCCTTTTTTACCTTTCTCTTTTCCTGCAATGACTACTACTTCGTCATCTTTATGCAGGCGAACGGACTTGAATTTTGTATATTCGGATCCCCGATACGTCAGCTTAGACATTATAAAACCTCCGGCGCTAGGGAGATGATCTTAGCGTATTTTTTATCGCGAAGTTCGCGAGCTACTGGCCCGAAAATACGGGTCCCTTTCGGGTTTCCTTTGTCGTCGATAATTGCAACTGCGTTATCATCGAAACGGATATAAGAACCGTCCGGACGACGGATTTCTTTTTTAGTTCTAACAACAACTGCGCGTTGAACGGCCTTGTTATGGACCTTCTTCCCCGTGGAATCCTTTAAACCATAAGCTGGTTGTGCGTCCTTAACGGCGACGATGATCTCGTCTCCTACGGAGGCGTAACGTTTTTTAGAGCCTCCTAGAACTTTAATACACATAACTCTTTTGATTCCGGAGTTATCGGCGACTTGGAGGATGGTTTCCTGTTGGATCATCTTACTTTGCCTTTTCTACGATCTTAAATAGACGGTGACGCTTTTCACGGGATAGAGGTCTGGTTTCGATCGCCAGAATTCTATCTCCTACTTGGCATTCATTTCTTTCGTCATGAACCTTCATTTTAATGGTTCTACGAACGATCTTCTTAAACTTAGGGTGAGTCTTACGAGCTTCCACGAGCATCACGAGGGTTTTATCCATAGCGGTGCTCACGACTTTACCTTCGCTCAGAAGTGATTTTTTTATATGCTTCTTTGCAGTTTCCATAATCAGTTCGTTCCTTTAGCTGCTTTTTTAACAGAAGCATTCGCCTTTGCCAGAGCTTGTCTCTTACGAGTCGCTCTTGAATAACGTCTGGCTTTAGTGGAACCAGGCTTCGCAGCCAACTCTCTGTTCTTTTGGATAGTTAGAAGACGCGCGATTTTCTTTTTCGCGTTAGCAATCACCTTCGGGTTTTCCAAAGAACGAGCCACTCCGTATTGGAAACGTGCCGTACGAATGATCTTACGAGCATCTTCCAATTGTGCTAAAATTTCTGCGTCTTTCAATTCTGCGAGTTTGATCTTTTTCACAGCGTAGACCTCTTCACAAATTCGGTTTGAACCGGCAGTTTATAAGCAGCCAGATCCAAAGCTTTTTTAGCGGTCGCTTCATCGATCCCGCTCATTTCGAATAAAACTCTACCAGGTCTGATCTCTGCGATCCAGAACTCAGGGTTACCTTTACCTTTACCCATACGAGTTTCCGCTGGTTTTTTGGTAATAGGTAGATGAGGGAAGATCCGAATCCAAAGTTTCCCGCCTCTTTTAACCTGACGGTTGATAGTGATCCTTGCCGCTTCTATCTGTCTTGCAGTCAAACGTCCGGAAGTAACGGCTTTCAAACCGAACTCTCCGAAGGACACTTTGGAACCACGCTCGTCGTTTCCTTTCAAGCGGCCCCTTTGTCTTTTTCTGAACTTAACTCTTTTAGGTGATAACATCGTTTTTTACCTTTGGATCATCAAAGACGATCAGTTGGTCCTTCTCTTAACGGCGTATTTATCTTCTTCGGACTCTTCTTTATTGCTAATGAAGTCCCCGGTATAAGTCCAAACCTTCACTCCGATTTGTCCGAAAGTGGTGCTGGCTTCACGGAATCCTAGATCGATTTTCGCTCTAAGTGTATGAAGAGGAATTCTTCCTTCACGATAACCTTCGCGACGAGCCATGTCCGCTCCGTTCAAACGACCAGAGATAAGGATCTTAATTCCTTCTACTCCACCTCTCATCGCACGACGAAGTTCTTGTTTCATCACGCGGCGGAACGGTTGGCGCTCTTGGATTTGGATCGCGATAGACTCGGCGATACATTGTGCGATCGTCTCCGGCTTCTTAACTTCGATAATGTTGAGGTTAAGAGGTTTTTCGGTCATAGTCTTAAGGACTTTTTTAACGGCTTCGATATTCGCACCGTTTTTACCGATTACCACACCGGGTTTAGCAGTGTGAAGGTTTACATTGATCTTCTCAGGAAAACGCTCCACTACAACTTTTACAACGCCTGCTTCTTTGAAACGGCCTTGGATAAATCTACGAATTCTAATATCTTCGTGCAGGTTCTTCTTATAGTCTGCTTGCGAGAACCAGATGGAATCCCATCCGCGGGTAATTCCGATACGAAGTCCGATTGGGTTAACTTTCTGTCCCATGATTTCCCCTATTAATCCGAGATTACCACGGTTACGTGGCTGGTTCTCTTACGGATCCTTGCAGCTCTTCCACGAGCACGAGGACGGAAGCGTTTTAGGATCGGGCCTTCGTCCACCAGGATCTTTTTAATGAACATCTTGCCTGGATCAGCATTATCACTTTTCACAACTGCGTTTGCGGAAGCGGATTTGATAAGTTTGAAAATAGGCTCGATGGCTCTTTTGTTCGTATATTTCAGAATATCCAGAGCTTCTGCAACTTCGTAGCCACGGATCTCATCCGCAACAAGGCGAAGTTTACGTGGGGACATTCTGACAAATCTTGCGATTGCTACGGCTTCCATTATTTCTTAGCCGCCTTTTTATCGGTGTTTCCATGACCACGATAAGTACGAGTCGGAGCGAATTCTCCCAACTTGTGTCCT is from Leptospira sp. WS58.C1 and encodes:
- a CDS encoding SpoIIE family protein phosphatase, with translation MEEKKELITERIIASGPLTINRIRFGLAGLFLLSLAAAWTQSSMVQNIVYLIGIGSMLGYAVYNHYCYKKFGKIPSMVGKVCVLADITILSIVMFVASWTDRNMASGVIRQIILYAINMIFIVYSVLLLSPTVAKLSGIFSVVGQGLVILNTIFRGVEFTEDELKVISPGYASISEQSLKLVFLAVVSYITRSVILIFRRIGAVEEEYANTLEQKVDERTTEVTRRMEEIQALKVQQDGDYYLTSLLSKPLMTNWNTSQDVSTIFYIEQKKKFTFKNRESELGGDICISGNLLFGAEKEKWTFFLNGDAMGKSLQGAGGAIVLGTAVNNILTRSASHGKTIDINPEAWMLQTHRELDEIFRTFDGTMMASAIFGLIHDKTGRLLILNAEHPWPVLFRDDRSSFIAPELSAWKLGSPFGGNIKIHESNLQPGDVLFLGSDGRDDINISSDGVNWKMNEDENLFVRIVEDSKGDLDTIAGKLHGVGAIADDLSLIRIGYKELIDPEHPKYNDAVAKYNQAKQHLAKKEVPIALELLELSWNLAPNFKESARLIGQIYYDKKEFSKASKWLERYLNLDPDSHNIWFLLSLCYKHMKEFQRAADAAEKVRQTQPHRLANLINLSDNYRLLNKFEDARSVLEKAKELDGESALVGKLDEFLKSKGF
- the rplQ gene encoding 50S ribosomal protein L17 — translated: MNKRNKVKHLNREKGHRDALINNMITSLFKYERIESTQAKLKVVRSHAEKIITRAKRNLATDIAPAVALHNKREVLKRVKDRNIVTKLFEDIAVRYASTNGGYTRILKKINRASDNSEVGILELTNRKDRSSLIKEIKDKREAISEAKKEKAAAPAPAKKEKAPKKVAAPKAKPVKKPAAPKKAVKKAAPKKKK
- a CDS encoding DNA-directed RNA polymerase subunit alpha; the encoded protein is MSLKSLLKGFKRPKKIEFTTEANTPNYGKFVAEPFERGFATTIGNSLRRTLMSSIEGAAISALRIEGVNHEFSYIEGVAEDVTRIILNLKQVRIKYEPEDKDQSKVIHLELKGAGYFRAGDLAVDSSIEIMNPDLHIATLNEDANLVLDLEIQRGRGYVPAEDKKKDIEVLGTIPIDSIFSPVQKVIFEISETRVAQRSDYEKLTLEVWTDGSISPEDAVAQAAKILKEHLTVFINFEEELEEEEDELDEADEKLKASLSKHVEELELSVRSLNVLRSLEIDFVGDLVKRSEEEMSKSKHYSEQGLAELKSKLAGLGLSFGMRDF
- the rpsD gene encoding 30S ribosomal protein S4 — encoded protein: MARYRGPVVKLMRREGVNLYLKSSFTFNRDKFHKKGPPGMQPKRKPKVSEYGSQLREKQKLKRAYGLLEKQFRSLYEEASHAHGVTGEILLQLLERRLDNVVYRLGFAVTRRQARNFIAHNHILVNGEKVDIPSFRLKVGDKIEIKPKFRTSGFITQNIQLAQSLNNIPSWVSSDFIQFSGEILSLPERHHVDIPVKEQVIVELYSK
- the rpsK gene encoding 30S ribosomal protein S11, with product MAEDKKGKKEKKVKKKEKKVVPRGKVYITASFNNTIITITDLAGNTLAWSTAGAMGFRGSKKSTPYAAQIAAGNAAEKAIDSTGLAEVDVLVSGPGIGRESAIRSLVARGLSIKMIKDVTPLPHNGCRPRKRRRV
- the rpsM gene encoding 30S ribosomal protein S13, whose amino-acid sequence is MARIAGIDLPREKRIVVGLTYIYGIGRSTSRKLLAKAGVDEAIRVKDLSDAQEAALRKAIEESIKVEGDLRSENQLNIKRLMDIGCYRGLRHRRGLPVRGQRTRTNARTRKGVKKTVANKKKVTK
- the rpmJ gene encoding 50S ribosomal protein L36; its protein translation is MKVRTSVKKICTSCKVIRRKGVIRVICTNPKHKQRQA
- the infA gene encoding translation initiation factor IF-1 — translated: MAKEDAITVDGTVLEPLPNAMFRVELENGHKVLAHISGKMRMHYIRILPGDKVTVELSPYDLTKGRITYRKK